The proteins below are encoded in one region of Pseudomonas helmanticensis:
- a CDS encoding PhzF family phenazine biosynthesis protein, with protein sequence MQLEFHQVDAFSDRPFSGNPAMVYRLDAWLADELMQKIAAEHNLAETAFLVREGSAWHIRWFTPTTEVPLCGHATLASAYVLFEIYQETAERIDFTCKSGLLSVSREAGRLWLDFPSIVPSEIGVTLDVGRALGVEAVDVLGSNELFVVLESEQAVLDCKPDMVALAKLPWLGAIVTARGNQHDFVSRYFAPAIGINEDPVTGSTHCSLIPYWSKRLGKSSLTACQRSARGGELFCRLEGERVKIGGHATLVASGTLILG encoded by the coding sequence ATGCAGCTCGAGTTTCATCAGGTCGACGCATTCAGTGATCGGCCGTTCAGTGGCAACCCGGCGATGGTCTATCGGCTCGATGCGTGGCTCGCCGATGAGCTGATGCAGAAGATCGCTGCCGAACACAATCTGGCGGAAACCGCGTTTCTGGTGCGTGAGGGATCGGCCTGGCATATCCGCTGGTTCACCCCGACCACCGAAGTGCCGCTGTGCGGGCACGCCACGCTGGCCAGTGCTTATGTGCTGTTCGAGATCTACCAGGAAACAGCCGAGCGTATCGACTTCACCTGCAAGTCCGGGCTGTTGAGTGTCAGCCGTGAAGCGGGTCGCTTGTGGCTGGACTTCCCGTCGATCGTACCGTCAGAGATTGGCGTGACGCTGGATGTCGGGCGCGCATTGGGGGTCGAAGCGGTTGATGTGCTGGGCTCCAACGAACTGTTTGTGGTGCTGGAGTCGGAGCAGGCGGTGCTTGATTGCAAGCCGGACATGGTCGCGTTGGCCAAGCTGCCGTGGTTGGGCGCAATCGTCACAGCGCGTGGTAATCAGCATGATTTCGTCTCGCGCTATTTCGCCCCGGCGATTGGTATCAATGAGGATCCGGTCACCGGGTCGACGCATTGCAGCCTGATACCGTATTGGTCCAAGCGTCTGGGAAAATCCAGTTTGACCGCATGCCAGCGTTCGGCGCGGGGTGGTGAGTTGTTCTGTCGGCTGGAAGGTGAGCGAGTGAAGATCGGCGGACATGCGACGCTCGTTGCGAGCGGCACCCTGATCCTCGGTTAA
- a CDS encoding ABC transporter ATP-binding protein, whose amino-acid sequence MSHELLLNLRNLACGYQDQRVVQNLNLHLNAGDIGCLLGSSGCGKTTTLRAIAGFEPVHEGEITLGGETISSAGFTLAPEKRRIGMVFQDYALFPHLSVADNIAFGIRKHPNKARVTEELLELVNLKNLGKRFPHELSGGQQQRVALARALAPEPQLLLLDEPFSNLDGELRRKLSHEVRDILKARGTSAILVTHDQEEAFAVSDHVGVFKEGRLEQWDTPYNLYHEPATPFVASFIGQGYFVRGQLGSPESVQTELGVLRGNRAYGWPIGGAVDVLLRPDDIVYAPDSELKARIVGKTFLGASTLYRLQLPTGAQLESIFPSHADHQVGAEVGIRVAAEHLVLFQASGSTAAQIPAVENGVRRYSTAL is encoded by the coding sequence ATGAGCCATGAATTACTGCTGAACCTGCGCAACCTCGCTTGCGGCTACCAAGATCAACGTGTGGTGCAGAACCTCAATCTGCACCTCAACGCCGGTGACATCGGCTGCCTGCTCGGCTCGTCCGGCTGCGGTAAGACCACCACCCTGCGCGCCATCGCCGGTTTCGAACCGGTGCACGAAGGTGAAATCACCCTCGGTGGCGAAACCATCTCCAGCGCCGGCTTTACCCTCGCTCCGGAGAAACGCCGGATCGGCATGGTATTCCAGGATTACGCGCTGTTTCCGCACCTGAGCGTCGCCGACAACATCGCCTTCGGTATCCGCAAGCATCCGAACAAGGCGCGCGTCACCGAAGAGCTGCTCGAACTGGTCAACCTGAAAAACCTCGGCAAGCGCTTCCCGCACGAGTTGTCCGGCGGCCAGCAGCAACGTGTCGCCCTCGCCCGCGCCTTGGCACCCGAGCCGCAATTGCTGCTGCTCGACGAACCCTTCTCCAACCTCGATGGCGAGTTGCGCCGCAAACTGAGTCATGAGGTGCGCGACATTCTCAAGGCCCGCGGCACCAGCGCGATTCTGGTGACCCACGACCAGGAAGAAGCCTTTGCCGTCAGCGATCACGTTGGTGTGTTCAAGGAAGGTCGACTGGAACAGTGGGACACGCCGTACAACCTGTATCACGAGCCGGCGACGCCATTCGTGGCCAGTTTCATCGGTCAGGGTTACTTCGTTCGCGGCCAGCTCGGCAGCCCCGAATCGGTGCAGACCGAACTGGGCGTACTGCGCGGCAACCGCGCGTATGGGTGGCCGATTGGCGGGGCTGTTGATGTATTACTGCGTCCGGATGACATTGTTTATGCGCCGGATAGTGAGTTGAAAGCACGGATTGTTGGCAAGACGTTCCTGGGGGCTTCGACCTTGTATCGCCTGCAACTGCCGACTGGAGCGCAGCTGGAATCGATTTTTCCGAGCCATGCGGATCATCAGGTCGGCGCGGAAGTAGGGATTCGGGTTGCGGCTGAACATCTCGTATTGTTTCAGGCATCCGGCAGCACCGCTGCGCAGATTCCGGCAGTTGAGAACGGCGTCCGCCGCTACAGCACTGCGCTTTAA
- the ybaK gene encoding Cys-tRNA(Pro) deacylase, translating into MTPALDLLKKVRAEHRVHSYEHDPKAASYGLEAAEKLALEPAQVFKTLLAASEKGELLVAVVPVVGSLDLKGLAHAAGVKKVEMADPAAAQRSSGYLLGGISPLGQKKRLRTFIDNSAQGFATIYVSAGRRGLEVELAPAILAEHTQAKFADIGRA; encoded by the coding sequence ATGACCCCTGCGTTGGACTTGTTGAAAAAAGTTCGTGCCGAACATCGCGTGCACAGTTACGAACATGACCCGAAGGCTGCCTCCTATGGGCTGGAGGCCGCAGAAAAACTGGCACTTGAGCCGGCGCAGGTGTTTAAAACGTTGCTGGCGGCCAGCGAAAAAGGTGAGCTGCTGGTGGCGGTGGTGCCGGTCGTCGGAAGTCTCGACCTGAAAGGTCTGGCGCATGCCGCGGGAGTGAAGAAAGTCGAAATGGCTGACCCCGCAGCAGCACAGCGTTCCAGCGGTTATCTGCTGGGCGGCATCAGCCCGTTGGGGCAGAAGAAACGCCTGCGCACCTTCATTGATAACTCGGCTCAGGGTTTTGCGACTATTTATGTCAGTGCCGGTCGGCGTGGCCTGGAAGTCGAGTTGGCCCCGGCGATTCTCGCCGAACACACCCAGGCCAAATTCGCCGACATCGGCCGCGCCTGA